A genomic segment from Neobacillus sp. YX16 encodes:
- a CDS encoding carboxylesterase produces the protein MKIAVPKPFTFKGGKRAVLLLHGFTGNSADVRMLGRFLEKRGYTCHAPHYKGHGVPPEELVHTGPEDWWQDVINGYNFLKNQGYEEIAVGGLSLGGVFSLKLGYTVPIKGVFPMCAPMYIKSEEVMFHGILEYAHEYKVREGKSEEQIELEMNEFAKTPMKTLKALQDLIADVRNHVDMIYAPTFVVQARHDKMINTDSANIIYNEVESVMKEIKWYEESGHVITLDKEREQLHEDVYAFLEKLDWNNLSY, from the coding sequence ATGAAAATTGCTGTACCAAAGCCTTTTACCTTTAAAGGAGGAAAGCGAGCTGTCTTATTGCTGCACGGTTTTACAGGCAATTCGGCAGATGTCCGGATGTTAGGACGCTTTTTAGAAAAAAGGGGATATACCTGTCATGCACCGCACTATAAGGGACATGGTGTTCCACCAGAGGAACTAGTGCACACTGGCCCTGAAGATTGGTGGCAGGACGTCATAAATGGCTATAATTTTTTGAAAAATCAAGGATACGAAGAAATTGCAGTTGGCGGACTTTCGCTTGGCGGCGTATTTTCCTTGAAATTGGGTTACACTGTACCTATAAAAGGTGTATTTCCAATGTGTGCACCGATGTATATAAAAAGCGAAGAAGTGATGTTTCACGGAATTCTTGAATATGCACACGAATATAAGGTACGAGAAGGAAAAAGCGAAGAACAAATTGAACTAGAAATGAATGAGTTTGCGAAGACACCGATGAAAACCTTAAAGGCACTGCAAGACTTAATTGCAGATGTTCGCAATCATGTTGATATGATTTATGCTCCAACATTTGTTGTTCAAGCACGTCATGACAAAATGATAAACACAGATAGTGCAAACATCATTTACAATGAAGTGGAATCCGTCATGAAAGAAATCAAATGGTATGAGGAATCAGGCCATGTGATAACGCTAGATAAAGAACGTGAGCAGCTTCATGAAGATGTTTACGCCTTTTTAGAAAAATTAGATTGGAATAATTTATCCTATTGA
- the rnr gene encoding ribonuclease R — protein sequence MEDNIQLHVDKLLQYMRDEAYKPLTVQELEEAFGISDSSDFKEFVKALVQMEEKGLVVRTRSNRYGLPQKMNLIRGKLTGHAKGFAFVIPDEPGMDDIFIPPNETNTAMHGDTVLARISSESSGQRREGSVIRILERGVQQIVGTYVESKSFGFVIPDDKKFASDIFIPKSASKGAVEGHKVVVKLITYPEGRKSAEGEVITVLGHKNDPGVDILSVIHKHGLPMAFPDDVLKQANETPDTIDESELANRRDLRNETIVTIDGADAKDLDDAVTVTKLANGNYKLGVHIADVSYYVKEGTPIDLEAEERATSVYLVDRVIPMIPHRLSNGICSLNPKVDRLVLSCNMEINDEGQVVNHEIFQSVIKTTERMTYFDVNRILVDKDEETRSRYESLVPMFEQMEVLAQILREKRMKRGAIDFDFKESKVLVDEESKPIDVVLRERSVAEKLIEEFMLAANETVAEHFHWMEVPFIYRIHEDPKEDKLRRFFEFITNFGYIVKGTANDVHPRALQEIIEEVQGKPEEMVISTVMLRSMQQAKYDPESLGHFGLSTEFYTHFTSPIRRYPDTIVHRLIRTYLIEGKLDETTREKWNVRLPEIAQHSSKMERRAVDAERETDELKKAEYMEDKIGEEYDGIISSVTNFGMFVELPNTIEGLVHVSYLTDDYYRFDERHFAMIGERTGNVFRIGDEITVRVVKVNKDERSIDFEVVGMKGTRRERPENTRVFKTGSDTKKPRRNKTEGRGGQKSEGTAQGSGTRKKKKFYDNVPKNKSTKRKKKKY from the coding sequence TTGGAAGATAATATTCAACTGCACGTTGACAAGCTATTACAATATATGAGGGACGAGGCTTACAAGCCTTTGACTGTTCAAGAGCTAGAAGAGGCTTTTGGTATTTCAGATTCTAGCGACTTTAAGGAATTTGTAAAAGCACTTGTTCAAATGGAAGAAAAGGGACTAGTCGTCCGTACTCGCAGCAACCGTTATGGCTTGCCGCAAAAAATGAACTTAATCCGCGGGAAACTAACAGGTCACGCTAAAGGATTTGCCTTTGTGATTCCTGATGAGCCTGGGATGGATGATATTTTCATTCCGCCAAATGAAACGAATACCGCGATGCACGGAGATACCGTTCTTGCCCGTATTTCATCAGAAAGCTCGGGACAGCGCAGAGAAGGCAGCGTCATTCGCATTCTTGAACGAGGGGTTCAGCAAATTGTAGGTACCTATGTAGAAAGCAAAAGCTTTGGTTTTGTTATTCCTGATGATAAAAAGTTTGCTAGTGATATTTTTATCCCCAAATCAGCATCTAAGGGTGCGGTCGAAGGTCATAAAGTTGTCGTTAAATTAATCACCTATCCTGAAGGCAGGAAAAGTGCTGAGGGTGAAGTTATTACGGTCCTTGGCCATAAAAATGACCCAGGTGTGGATATTCTATCTGTTATTCATAAACATGGTCTGCCGATGGCATTCCCTGATGATGTATTAAAGCAGGCAAATGAGACTCCAGATACGATTGATGAAAGCGAACTGGCCAACCGCCGCGATTTACGGAATGAAACCATTGTCACAATCGATGGTGCTGACGCAAAGGATCTTGATGATGCTGTTACGGTGACAAAGCTTGCAAATGGCAACTATAAACTTGGGGTACATATCGCAGATGTGAGCTATTATGTGAAAGAAGGAACGCCCATTGATCTTGAGGCGGAAGAACGGGCAACGAGTGTTTACTTAGTAGACAGGGTTATTCCGATGATTCCACATCGTTTATCAAATGGTATTTGTTCACTCAATCCAAAGGTAGATCGTTTAGTACTGTCATGTAATATGGAAATCAACGACGAAGGTCAAGTTGTTAATCATGAAATTTTTCAGAGCGTGATTAAAACAACTGAGAGAATGACTTATTTTGATGTAAATAGGATTTTAGTTGATAAAGATGAAGAAACACGGAGTCGATACGAGTCTCTTGTTCCGATGTTTGAACAAATGGAAGTGCTGGCACAAATCTTGCGCGAAAAGAGAATGAAGCGGGGAGCCATTGATTTTGATTTTAAGGAATCAAAGGTATTGGTTGATGAAGAAAGTAAACCGATAGATGTAGTGCTTCGTGAACGTTCAGTAGCAGAAAAATTAATCGAAGAGTTTATGCTGGCTGCAAACGAAACCGTTGCAGAGCATTTCCACTGGATGGAAGTACCGTTTATTTACCGTATTCACGAGGATCCAAAAGAAGATAAGCTAAGAAGATTTTTTGAGTTTATCACTAATTTTGGATATATTGTCAAAGGAACGGCCAATGATGTTCATCCTAGGGCTCTTCAAGAAATTATTGAAGAAGTTCAAGGCAAGCCTGAAGAGATGGTCATTTCAACGGTTATGCTTCGTTCTATGCAACAGGCCAAATACGATCCAGAAAGTCTAGGACACTTTGGATTATCGACTGAGTTTTATACTCATTTCACATCACCAATTCGTCGATATCCTGATACCATCGTTCACCGCTTAATCCGGACGTATCTTATTGAAGGAAAGCTTGATGAGACAACAAGGGAAAAGTGGAATGTCAGACTGCCTGAAATTGCTCAGCATTCATCTAAGATGGAGCGTCGAGCGGTTGACGCAGAACGTGAAACGGATGAACTTAAAAAAGCTGAATACATGGAGGACAAGATTGGTGAAGAGTATGACGGTATTATTAGCTCAGTGACCAATTTTGGAATGTTTGTCGAGCTTCCAAATACGATTGAAGGCCTCGTGCATGTCAGCTACCTGACAGATGATTACTATCGTTTTGATGAACGCCATTTTGCGATGATCGGCGAGCGGACAGGTAATGTATTCCGAATTGGCGATGAAATTACCGTTAGAGTAGTAAAAGTAAATAAAGACGAACGTTCGATTGATTTTGAAGTCGTTGGCATGAAAGGAACTCGCCGCGAGCGGCCTGAGAATACGAGAGTATTTAAAACAGGCAGTGACACGAAAAAGCCGCGCCGCAATAAAACAGAAGGTCGTGGTGGTCAAAAGTCTGAAGGAACTGCCCAAGGATCAGGTACGAGAAAGAAAAAGAAGTTTTACGATAATGTACCGAAAAATAAAAGCACTAAGCGGAAAAAGAAGAAATATTAA
- the secG gene encoding preprotein translocase subunit SecG, which yields MHALVVTLLVIVSIGLILVVLLQSGKSAGLSGAISGGAETLFGKQKARGLDLILHRITIVLAVLFIILAVLVAYFEV from the coding sequence ATGCATGCATTGGTTGTTACATTATTAGTAATCGTGAGTATTGGACTTATTCTAGTTGTTTTATTGCAATCAGGTAAAAGTGCTGGATTATCTGGCGCCATTTCAGGTGGTGCTGAAACATTATTTGGTAAGCAGAAAGCACGAGGACTTGATTTAATTCTACATCGTATTACCATTGTTTTAGCAGTTCTTTTCATTATCCTTGCGGTATTGGTTGCATACTTCGAAGTTTAA